In Desulfovibrio inopinatus DSM 10711, the sequence GTTGTTGATACGGCTATAGGGCGACCATTGAGCGTTGCACCTCGCCCCTTGGCTGCGGCAAATACCTCATGAAGCATCGGCGCGCTGATAACACCCAGAACGAGTTCTCCCTGGTTCCAAAGCCCCACCGAAGTACAGCACATTGGAATACCATGAGCGAAATTGGTCGTTCCGTCCACAGGATCAATAACCCACGTCATATCGGATAGCGCGGCGTCAGATGCGGTCTCTTCGGCAAGAAACGAACTCTCAGGATACAGTTGACTCAATGCCTCTTTCAACGCCGTTTCCACAGCGAGGTCTGTCTCAGTCACAAGATCGATACGACCTTTGCGTTTGATATTTCGTGGTTTATCCCAATGGAGTCGCATGATGTCGGAGCATGATACCACCGTGTCCACAATACGAGAAAACGCCTCCGGAGATGTTGGGGATTGCATGAGGCCTCCTGACGTTTAGGTGAGAAAAACACAAAAACAGCCAATGCACCTCACGTGGTGCATTGGCGTTCTATAATAAAAAAATGACTGACCGGCGTCAGTTGATGAAAATATTGTGGTAGTAGCGTCTATTCTCCACGGTCTTGCCGGTTCCGCGCACGACCGTTGTCAGCGGCTCATCGTCAATGACAACATTGAGATATGTCTCTTTCGCAATAAGTTCATCAAGCCCTTTCAACAACGCCCCCCCTCCAGCCAACAATAAACCACTGTTGGCAATATCGGCGACCAATTCGGGTGGAGTTTTTTCAAGAGCGCGCTTCACGGAATTGACGATAACCATAACCGGATCTTTAATCGCTTCCCGGATGTCTCCGTCTTCCACGGTAATCGTGGTCGGGGTGCCGTTCACTATATTTTTCCCCGATACATCCATGGACATGACTTCTTTACCCGGCAGCGCTGAACCGATCTGGATTTTAATCCTTTCGGCCATGTTCTCACCGATAAGGATCTGAAACTGATCCTGAATATAGCGTTGAATCGCCTCGTTCATTTCATCACCAGCCACACGAACGGACTCTGCATACGCAACGGCGGCCAGAGAGATGACGGCAACCTCAGTGGTACCCCCACCGATATCAACGACCATATTGCCCACGGCTTCTTCCACAGGCAACCCGGCGCCGACGGCTGCAGCCATCGGTTCTTCGACAAGCTTGACGTCTCGAGCGCCAGCCTGATGGGCCGATTCAATAACAGCTCGCTTTTCTACCTGGGTAATGCCTGTCGGAACACAGATAACAATGCGTGGTTTCACAAGATTAAAGCCCCGGATGACCTTGCGCACGAAAAAGGCAATCATCTCTTTGGTGACTTCAAAATCGGCTATAACGCCGTCTTTCATGGGACGTATCGCCCGAATACGCTCCGGAGTCCGGCCAAGAAATTCTTTGGCCTCTCGTCCTACGGCAATTAACTTGTCCGTGCGCGTATCTAACGCGACGACAGAAGGTTCGTTCAGAACAATGCCGCCGCGAGGCGTATACAGCAAAGTATTGGCTGTACCCAAATCCATGGCCAAATCTTTGCTAAACATATGAAGAAATTTGCTCAATACCATCGAAGTTGCTCGCAAGGGATGGGATAACGGTTCATCACGACGTGAAACGGTGCGAAATGTATTTCAATCCGCCCGGATGTCGTAGTAGCTTGCACCATTTCCAAAGTGGAATGAAGAATCTGTCTTGTAGTGCTGTTACTGACAAATGTCTACAACGGTTTTTCGAGCTTGGTTTTAAGGTGAAGATTTTCCAGAAATAGCGCCAGATATTCCGAGACCATCTGAATAAATGTCTTCGTTTCTTCATATATGGTCACAGGGTTCTGATCTGCCAAAACAAGGACAGCCCGCGTCTTTTTGGAAAAAACAACCGGGTAACACAAAAAGCTCGCAAATGTCGGTCCTGCATCGTTTTTGCCAAAAAGTGGCGTCGATGAAGACTCGAAGTCTTCAGAGCCAATCGATGACCCATTACGACAGGCCCACCCAACAGCGCCGCCACCCAAAGGATACGCTCGTGGTATAGGAGTATCAAAAAAACTCGGATCATTGACACCCTCAAGAAAATACTGGCCACTGCGATCATCAACAACAGCAAGAAATGAGTATTGAAACCGTGTCGCTTCTGCCACAATCTTGAGAAATTGTGACTGAAACGTCGACCATTTGGGGGTTTTCTTGTGCAGACTGCTAATCAATTCCAGGCTATGGTAATACCCGTACTCCAGATGACCAGCTTCCACAGACCCGATATTGAGGTACAGGCTTGAAAACAACCCGGCAAATTGCGAAAGAATTTTCTGGTCTTTTTCGACAAACGAATAGGTTTTTTTGCTGTCAATACAGACGGCTCCCGGGGTTTTGCCAAGAGGAACACCCATAAACGCTTTTATTTTTGTCTCGGCATTCCCCGAATAATAGCCGAGTTTGCCGCGATTTTTGTCAAAATTCGAGATGCACAGTGGTTGACCTTCGCGAAGAATCCAGCCGACAAGCCCCTGCCCAGGATTCAATCGCAGTTCCGGCCTTATATCGTCAC encodes:
- a CDS encoding inositol monophosphatase family protein gives rise to the protein MQSPTSPEAFSRIVDTVVSCSDIMRLHWDKPRNIKRKGRIDLVTETDLAVETALKEALSQLYPESSFLAEETASDAALSDMTWVIDPVDGTTNFAHGIPMCCTSVGLWNQGELVLGVISAPMLHEVFAAAKGRGATLNGRPIAVSTTSELEDAVVATGFPYAIRENIDPVMDNLKRTLTAAQGVRRVGSAAIDLAYTACGRFDAFYEVNLKPWDMAAGVLILTEAGGRVSTYNPNEAHSLYSSSLLVSNGLIHDRLGALLT
- a CDS encoding rod shape-determining protein, coding for MVLSKFLHMFSKDLAMDLGTANTLLYTPRGGIVLNEPSVVALDTRTDKLIAVGREAKEFLGRTPERIRAIRPMKDGVIADFEVTKEMIAFFVRKVIRGFNLVKPRIVICVPTGITQVEKRAVIESAHQAGARDVKLVEEPMAAAVGAGLPVEEAVGNMVVDIGGGTTEVAVISLAAVAYAESVRVAGDEMNEAIQRYIQDQFQILIGENMAERIKIQIGSALPGKEVMSMDVSGKNIVNGTPTTITVEDGDIREAIKDPVMVIVNSVKRALEKTPPELVADIANSGLLLAGGGALLKGLDELIAKETYLNVVIDDEPLTTVVRGTGKTVENRRYYHNIFIN
- a CDS encoding GAF domain-containing protein; the encoded protein is MLLHESFHTILAIVCNVFDAYSGVLFLPLPGTRQFTLASSFSLGDDIRPELRLNPGQGLVGWILREGQPLCISNFDKNRGKLGYYSGNAETKIKAFMGVPLGKTPGAVCIDSKKTYSFVEKDQKILSQFAGLFSSLYLNIGSVEAGHLEYGYYHSLELISSLHKKTPKWSTFQSQFLKIVAEATRFQYSFLAVVDDRSGQYFLEGVNDPSFFDTPIPRAYPLGGGAVGWACRNGSSIGSEDFESSSTPLFGKNDAGPTFASFLCYPVVFSKKTRAVLVLADQNPVTIYEETKTFIQMVSEYLALFLENLHLKTKLEKPL